One stretch of Arachis hypogaea cultivar Tifrunner chromosome 20, arahy.Tifrunner.gnm2.J5K5, whole genome shotgun sequence DNA includes these proteins:
- the LOC112784757 gene encoding dof zinc finger protein DOF5.6 isoform X1, whose product MAFSSLHICMDSPDHWFQGTVHDEVSGGSGSGGMDSSGSPLSSSGDIMKCSARPMMERRMRPPHDQALKCPRCDSTHTKFCYYNNYSLSQPRYFCKTCRRYWTKGGTLRNIPVGGGCRKNKKLSSNSKKHHQSNNNNNNDLHTSHNNNQSHSYSTCPKDLQLSFPDVQFSHLSNIILGGNVNPNNSSFMESKFHVGMLENNLVRPIDFMENKLEGIIGSGINSSRSFDFFGNNNSNGGCDENSNNNINMMMLGMANNVGLGPNNFHALNCSPIASFGGMSSLNGGGCGNSSVNNIGNSYIMDSSSSCHQRMMLTYDDDNNNATIDVKPNPKLLSLEWQDHGCSDAGKDSFGYLHSHGSWSGMINGYGSSTTNPLV is encoded by the exons ATGGCTTTTTCTTCTCTGCACATCTGCATGGACTCACCAGATCACTGGTTCCAG gGAACAGTTCACGACGAGGTCTCCGGCGGCAGCGGCAGCGGTGGCATGGATTCTTCTGGCTCGCCATTATCCTCCTCCGGCGACATTATGAAATGCTCGGCAAGGCCAATGATGGAGAGAAGAATGAGACCCCCGCACGACCAAGCCCTCAAGTGCCCTCGCTGCGATTCAACCCACACCAAATTCTGTTACTACAACAACTACAGCCTCTCTCAGCCCCGCTATTTCTGCAAGACCTGCAGAAGGTACTGGACTAAAGGCGGCACCCTCCGCAACATCCCCGTCGGCGGCGGCTGCCGGAAAAACAAGAAACTCTCCTCCAATTCCAAGAAACACCACCaatccaacaacaacaataataatgatcTTCATACTTCTCATAATAACAACCAATCACATTCTTATTCTACTTGCCCTAAAGATCTTCAGCTTTCTTTCCCCGATGTCCAATTTTCTCACCTCAGTAACATTATTCTTGGTGGTAACGTTAACCCTAATAATAGTAGCTTCATGGAGAGCAAGTTCCACGTTGGCATGCTTGAGAACAATCTTGTTAGGCCAATCGATTTCATGGAGAACAAGCTTGAAGGCATAATTGGGAGTGGTATTAATAGTTCTAGAAGCTTTGATTTCTTTGggaataataatagtaatggcGGCTGCGACGAGAACAGCAATAACAACATCAACATGATGATGCTTGGTATGGCTAATAATGTTGGATTGGGACCTAACAATTTTCATGCACTTAATTGCTCTCCAATTGCATCATTTGGCGGCATGTCATCACTTAATGGCGGCGGTTGCGGCAACAGCAGTGTCAACAACATTGGTAATAGTTATATTATGGATTCTTCATcttcatgccatcagagaatgaTGCTGAcatatgatgatgataataataatgccACGATTGATGTGAAGCCAAACCCTAAGCTTCTTTCCCTTGAATGGCAGGATCATGGTTGTTCTGATGCAGGAAAAGACTCATTTGGGTACCTCCATAGTCATGGATCATGGTCTGGCATGATCAACGGCTATGGTTCCTCCACAACAAACCCTTTGGTTTAA
- the LOC112784757 gene encoding dof zinc finger protein DOF5.6 isoform X2, protein MAFSSLHICMDSPDHWFQGTVHDEVSGGSGSGGMDSSGSPLSSSGDIMKCSARPMMERRMRPPHDQALKCPRCDSTHTKFCYYNNYSLSQPRYFCKTCRRYWTKGGTLRNIPVGGGCRKNKKLSSNSKKHHQSNNNNNNDLHTSHNNNQSHSYSTCPKDLQLSFPDVQFSHLSNIILGGNVNPNNSSFMESKFHVGMLENNLVRPIDFMENKLEGIIGSGINSSRSFDFFGNNNSNGGCDENSNNNINMMMLGMANNVGLGPNNFHALNCSPIASFGGMSSLNGGGCGNSSVNNIGSWLF, encoded by the exons ATGGCTTTTTCTTCTCTGCACATCTGCATGGACTCACCAGATCACTGGTTCCAG gGAACAGTTCACGACGAGGTCTCCGGCGGCAGCGGCAGCGGTGGCATGGATTCTTCTGGCTCGCCATTATCCTCCTCCGGCGACATTATGAAATGCTCGGCAAGGCCAATGATGGAGAGAAGAATGAGACCCCCGCACGACCAAGCCCTCAAGTGCCCTCGCTGCGATTCAACCCACACCAAATTCTGTTACTACAACAACTACAGCCTCTCTCAGCCCCGCTATTTCTGCAAGACCTGCAGAAGGTACTGGACTAAAGGCGGCACCCTCCGCAACATCCCCGTCGGCGGCGGCTGCCGGAAAAACAAGAAACTCTCCTCCAATTCCAAGAAACACCACCaatccaacaacaacaataataatgatcTTCATACTTCTCATAATAACAACCAATCACATTCTTATTCTACTTGCCCTAAAGATCTTCAGCTTTCTTTCCCCGATGTCCAATTTTCTCACCTCAGTAACATTATTCTTGGTGGTAACGTTAACCCTAATAATAGTAGCTTCATGGAGAGCAAGTTCCACGTTGGCATGCTTGAGAACAATCTTGTTAGGCCAATCGATTTCATGGAGAACAAGCTTGAAGGCATAATTGGGAGTGGTATTAATAGTTCTAGAAGCTTTGATTTCTTTGggaataataatagtaatggcGGCTGCGACGAGAACAGCAATAACAACATCAACATGATGATGCTTGGTATGGCTAATAATGTTGGATTGGGACCTAACAATTTTCATGCACTTAATTGCTCTCCAATTGCATCATTTGGCGGCATGTCATCACTTAATGGCGGCGGTTGCGGCAACAGCAGTGTCAACAACATTG GATCATGGTTGTTCTGA